The Clavelina lepadiformis chromosome 1, kaClaLepa1.1, whole genome shotgun sequence genome segment ACCGGTAATGGCGCCACGGGAGGTGCTGCGAAATTGGAGACACCCAAAAACATTAGTACACTGTGTAGAAAGATAAATCCGTGTAGCCTATTGTACAAAAATGCAGGATTTAGACGAAATACCGGTGTGATCTAGCATTCTAGCTCAACAGTTCATATCAATTAACAAACATTTACTTTCAGCGTCTAGCAAACATAGCAGGACGTGTTTTGTGTACATATTGCTTCCCGTAAATCGCTTGATGGTTCTGTTAAATGCGTTAGTTACATCGTATGTTGCAGAGAGAGCAAAAGTAACTACCCACAAACCTCGCAATTCCACACGCGTTTAAAGATTATACGATACCCTTGCAAGCTATATGTGCGCTGTGAATGTAATACACGCAATCTTTTGGTATTATTCGATTTTCATTGACATCTATAagaatatataaaaaataaacttattcCTGTTGATGCACAAACATAATTGGAGCTTAAATAAACtgttcaaaattatttgcagaCAAGCTCTGCAGACAGTATTTAGTATGACAACGAAGGGTGCATTTACCGTACAGGTTGTATAGCTAAGTTACGAGAAATCTGCGGCGGCCTAAAGCTTTCTTGAAAAACATTAACCAATATCGGTCAACTTACGCCGGCCAGCATTGAGTCATGTGCTAAGGCAGGGAAATCATTTAAAGCCCTACTACAACAGTCAGTAGCAGAAAAACATCGAGGTAGTGAATGCAGATGGATGTAGATCGGTGTCTATTTACCTGACCTATATAAAGTTTATCAAGCATACATGCACTAACAGCTCACTTAATACAGATAGCGTCGAGGGTTTTGCAAAAGGGTAAGTTTAGGGTGTTAAATCCACATAAAAAACGCGGgattattttgaataattttataaGTTAGATATGGGTATCTCGAGAGGACTTATGTTTGGGCCATTTCTATATCGAAATATTCTGGAAAGCTTTGTATTATTACAGAACGTTAGCGTTTTACTTAGGATAGTGGCAGGTTCGTGACTGGTAAAATGCTCTATGTACTTAGTGTGCTATTGGTAACTACCATTTTTGCTTATACTTTGTGGTTGCTCACAAGGCGCCGCAGCAAGGGTAACGAACCACCAATTGTCCCATACTGGATACCATGGCTaggtaagttttatttgttgtagAACTCATTTTGATCTTCTCGGTAGTTGCCAATGCCTATTGCCACATCCATAATTTCGGTATAGACTTTTGTACTCACAACTCAGAATTTGAAAGAGAGGTTCTCTTGATTCTCTTCTTGCAAATTGTGGAAGATAGGCTCCACCAAATTTGTCGGTCTATAGATTTAAAATCACTCGAGCataacaattttctttttcatgtTCTGAATTGTAAGTGAAAGGCTCTACCCATAATTTGTCAGAATTTTCTCTGACAACTTCCACCACTTACGTCAGGTTCAGGTTTGCAATACAACAAGTCACCGATAGAGTTTTTAAGAGCATGCGAGAAAAAGTATGGTCCAATTTTTACGGTATTGCTGGGTAAGTATCGATGTTTTGTTatctttttaattatttatcataaGATAGAAAGTTTATGTGATAGGCAAAGAGAATTATTTCGTTATCACTTACAGCGGGTAAATTTTTCCATTTCGTTTTGGATCCGCTGACACATCCTGCAATTGCCAGAGAAAGTCAGAAGCTGAACTTTCGTGTGCACACGATACCTttagtgaaaaaaatattCGACATTAACCGGCCAGACAAATTGGTTAAAACGAGTGCAGGCCTGTTACCCAGACATCTTCAAGTATGACACTGTAAAACATTCaccaaaactttaaataaaactattaaaataaaaatgcaaatattcaattttgcaaaatattgaaacttattaaatttttgcagGGTAAAGGCTTGGAACGTTTAACAGAAACTGTATTGACGAAGCTTGACGATATTTTATCAGACTCAAGATACAAGTCGCCAGAGTGGACGCAATCTGGCGTACtcaaattttgctttgatGTCCTTTTTCCCGCAAGCTATCGTACcctgtaaaaaaaatttgatttcttGAATTAAAATGTGCAAACAGCAGATTGTAAACACTAAGGGTAATGTTTATGTTCAGGataagtttaataaaataaaacattaaaattaatgCTTTAGGTATGGAGAAAAGCAGCCAAACAAGGAAAGCTTTGATGAAATGCAGAAGATCATCgaagattttcaaaaatttgatgAATTTTTTCCTTCGTTGGTACGAGGCTACCCAGTGTCCAaggtataatgcaaatgtccAAGTTTGGTAAATCGATCAAAACAATGCGTTAACTTCAATTAGCTTATAtggtaaaccaataaaaacagATTTTTTCTATAGGAATTTCAGGAAGTACGACAACGATTCTGGAATCGCTTTTCAACAGAATCCTTGATGGAAAAACGTTCAGGCGTATGCGACCTGTTCCGTGAAATGCATGAACTTTATACAAGTAGAAATGAACCAAGTGGACGCCTCTCTAGAGATGCTGTGGCTTATCTCGAAGCAGCAATGGTAGGTAAACAAAGTACTTATTAAAATCACAAATGAAATATCATAAGAAGGTCTTTTGTTTAGAATTTCTATCTAattaaaaactgttttaactATTTATGTTATATACAAACAGGCGAACACGCTAGTGGCTGCGTTTTGGTCATTGTACTTCACTTTAAAACATCCTGATGCACTTTCAGCGGCAAAAGCTGAAATTGAAGAAATTATCAAGTCTTCAGACAAAACTAATAACAGCGTTTGTTTTTCTCGAGAATATTTTTCGAAAATGCCTGTTTTAGGTAAGGTTGGCTTCAGTGGTTTTCAACATTCTTCTGATTGCATACCACCCATAATTTTTTTCCTGTCGTTGATGAAAGTCACTTCAATGAACTCATGTTTATGGAATTTGTCATAACCTACAATTGGTGGCATTTGTTTAAACGTaaacttgtaaatatttgcagACAATATCATTAAGGAAAGTCTACGGTTAGGAGTGTCCCCAGCAGCATTACGTGAAGCAACGGAAGACTTGAATATCGATTTGGTTGCCAACGGCAAAAAATATAAgtaaaatctattttttatttttttttgcaataaaatgcGCTACAAAATCTCCTTAAGAAATATATTAGTACTGGCAATCCGATTCAGCATGACGTAACAAAATCAATGTCGTTTAAGTATATGCCGACGCCAACGACTTGACCATCGTTTTTTCGGCACCGAAAGATGAACCAACGGATTGAGCTTTTGCTCAGGATATGGCTTCTCTATCGGTGTAGCACCAGAAATAGTAATTGAAACccagaaaaaaactaaatgaCGTCGGCAGCCTTTCACCTAAACAATATTAGGAAGCAAATTGTGAGCTAAAGTTTACAATCAATGGTCCGCCTCTGCTCTTTTGCTCTGTTCTCAAATATCCTGAGTCCTGATGTAGCCGTAGACAGATCTTTCACGAAATGTGAACACCTGAAGTCATTGTAaaggaaatttttatttcacaccACGCTGATACCAAACTGGTGGGTTCGGGTTGGTGCTTCTACTATACGTATACAGCAGCTTAAGTTGCTGGTGTTATTTTACTCCACGGCGCACCTATACCTAGTATCGCAGGACACGTAGCGTAGGCCTACTTACAATACCGACACTGTCATAAACGGTGTCTTGAGTAGCGTGAATTGAAGTCTAGGCTCTCTCCGTTCTTGCGCGTATTCAAGCAGCTGGGCTTCCAAGCTACTGCTTTCTTTCGCTTACTGGGCAATGTAGCCTATTTCGCTCAAAACTTTTTGCCTCAGCAAATGAGCAAGCCAGCCGAATAAAATTGAGAAAATCTGTCTGTTAGTGTGGCTCTGTCGTGGAGCAAATCCCAGGCCATGTCATATCTGTATGCTGTGCACACGCTACCTTGCTTCACGTTGAGCACAAAGCCTGCTCGTTCTGAATAACAACACAATCTATAGTGGTTGCTCGATGCCTGCTCAGACATCTTAATCAGATAACCTAATAAATAAGGGAGCTGAAACCACAACAAAAACGTTTATCGTTTACCGCCGTACTTTCCTATCTTATTTGCCatttatattttgcttaaGTGCAATTCAATTACATAATATATCTTATCAGAATTTTTCCATTCTGGTTAGTAACTAAACAAACTTTGCAGGATCCGAAAGGGCGACAAggtgtttgcaatttttcaaCTGACTCATACGGATCCCGGTATTTATGAAAACCCTATGGAGTTCAAATACGATCGCTTTCTTTCTGAAGACACATCGACGGagaagaaattttataaaaatggaaaattaGTTCGTTTCAACCTACAGCCTTTCGGCTGCGGGCTGAGGTATTATAAACATTATGGATAATTTCTTATAAGTTTATACGTTGGACTTCATTTAGGTATCTTTTCTACTTTAGACTATCTGCAGTTTAATTCAATTAAGCTTAGTCGAAAATAGTTTTTAACGGTAGTGTTTATAGACGTTGGAACTGCCAAAATTTTACCAAAGTAAACGTTTATTACAGTAAAGCCAATCACTGGAGAAATTATAGCGCCTagctatttttgattttttgaaaacctCGTTCAGAGTTCTGTTTGCTTGTGTTTCTTATAGAATGTCTTATAACGAAAATCAATAAACGCACACTTGAACGTTTTCAAAAGCTGAGCTCAGTAATTTAAAGGCTCATGGAAAGGGAACATCCTTCTTCTACGAGACAGCGATTTAAAAAgtcaaagttattttattttcaaccaACCAAAGGCTCCTGCAGCATTATTAACCTCtctgttttcaaaacaaaggtTAACACAGCTCCATTTCGTATAAATGACATCAAACATTTTCGTCTTATACAGTGTAACTGATACGCTTCTAACGCGGTTATCCACGCgtttgtacaaaatatttaaaaatgactGTAATGTGCAACAGACCAGTTTTTACGCACAAAGTGTAAATCATGAAACACAACACAGAATTCAGAAACTATAGGCTAGatatatttcaatatttaaaattcGGTTTATGAAAGTACATTTTCTGATTGCTTTTTTCGTGTTTACAGCAAGTGTCCTGGAAGATATTGGGCGATGCTAGAAATCAAGCAATTTTTGTTCCTTGTTCTCTCTCGTCTAGACATGGAATTGACGCAGCCGGAGAAGCAGATCACACAATTGCAAGATAGAATCGGTTTTGGTGCTTTACAACCATCTAGTGATCCGAGTATGCGCTTCAGGGCAAAAGTTCAAGTTGCTTAAcctataattttatttgtcaacaaaacattgaaaaggaaatgcattgaagcaatttcattaaaattagTCTTCAATTTACAACCCTAATCACAAAAAAGTCTCCGTGCTGGGAACTTAACTAGTTCTGTTATTTTCCACTATAGCGTTTATCAATCTTGGCGAAGGCTTATTCTTAAAGtctgtttaaaaaatgtaaaattgtaGTGTCAATGATCGATACGAATCACTGTATGTTATTTCTCTGATATAAATTGCGTACTAAAGAATTTCAAAGATGATTATTTTGCTAGAATTGATGTAATAAGCCAACCTGTAACGTTGTTTCCTTAGTTTAGGTCTTATATCTGTGTCTTAATTCCGTCGTTTTGCGTAATTGCAATGTATACTATGTACGTAGCCTATATAGCCTGTACCattgtaattgtttttgtgactTTACTTTTCATTCAAATCAActtgtttacaaacttttcaagGAAATTCTATACgtcagggctactcaactattcttagcaaaggtccagttacaaaagttcaaaatttgcttaggtccgttataactctgatgaaataacttacagtcatacaaatgtattaaaatacggtatataatataataattctctggatgggtattaatttaaaacttacatactcgctgattaattgaatatgcaggaataacaaaactaatgatgaacgatttcatttgcgtAAATACTGAGACAGATAAAGTCTGGATTCAACACTGAAAAGGTCCGCATTCGGACCGCGGTCcgccagttgagtagccctgctATACGTTATAGAAGTGGCGTAGTACCTATAGATAGTATTAGTTTTACATTATAGTTTTGATTCAGTATTGTTGGCATACTACATAAGCAGAGTGCAGATGAGCTGCAAATGCAAGGGCTCCAAATACCggttttagttttgttgtgtttttgtaattttgacaTTAGCAACCTAATGTTAGTGTTACGAGGTTTCCTGTATGGGATTGCAGCGATCTCTGGTTGTGAGATCACGTGCCTGCGTCAATAACCTCTGCTTCACCTGACTTACATGAAGCTATATGTGTCCTTCTCCGAGAAGTCCGAAAAGTTAAAGGGACAATGCCATGTGGCATGATTATGTGGCACTAAACGCCATTGGATAGAATTTAATACTTTTTTGAATGCACAGAAATGACCTCAGAAGACCGAAAATAATAGTTCATAAAAAAAGATGCAAAATTATCGTGGAGCTCTATATGGAAAATCGTTTTGAAAGGAGTGATTGTGATTATTTCACCTTGTtcgtttcaaaatttgcaataggCAATACTATAAGTAGGCTAAAAGGTGCCGAGAAAGAACAACTAAGGATGGTATCGTATCACcatctttatcctcagactAAGGTAAGCCTCTGTAAAAGTCCCCCAAGTATTTGGGGATTTATAGTATCGTAGCTAGAGTATAATAACAGTCATACTGGCTGTGCTACTTTTATTGCAAagatatatacaaaaatattttggcatTACCCGTATGTTCAAACTTTATTCTAAAGTTTTgctaaattattttatcagaACCTAAACGACAATGGCAGACCATGAAATTCTGTATTCACCAGTGGTGCcttatatttgatgatttaTTATGCCTGATGGCAAACATAGAATATCCAAACAACACTATTTGActaattattttgtaaataatagtTGCGATTATTACTAAATAGAAAGAAAAACGAGAAATAATGTTGTTTAAACGTACGTAGCTTAAAAGTAACGGAGACTACCCTACGTAGCGTTGGTTTTGGGCAATTAAAATCAAGCTAGGGTTACTAATAGGAAAACTTTAATTAGTACAACTGGAATAAAGGTGAACTAGATCGACCACAGAAAAGTTAGCAAAAGATGGTCAAGTAGTCTAATTTAGAAATATACGGTACCGTTCAAGTATACTTTACCGTAGGCCTACCGACCGCTAGTGTATTAAGTACTAGGTCGAAATTACAGTAGCTTATCGGCACTAGTACGACCGTACTGTATACTTTCGATTTAACTTGGCCAGGTGTTTCATTGCTGTGTTTTAATGTATGTATTAAATGTATATACTTCGTAGTTACTGCAGCCCTAGATGTGTCAGAGCGGGGTgccagtaggcctactatagGGCACAGCACAATAAGATCCTGACAACTAAAGGTATTAGTCGTAATACAGTTCATATGGCTGACCGATTAGGTATAAAATATATAGCATATATTTGCACAAAATCTCCTCTGCTTGAAAATTTCCAACTTTAAACGATTCGAATTGGTCGTTTGACAAACAAAACGTAACATTATTACCGAGTAACAATGCCAACAAAACATTGTTGCCAAGTAACACTAGCGTTGGCCTCAGCAGACATTCCCAAACTGGGGCGCATCTGGACTTTTAAAAAGGTATATACATGAGGTCTGAGAGAAATATTTAACTGTTTATCTAACTTTTTAATTGTGAGTGTAATTGGCTAAATTTGAATGTGATACATTTTCCGCATATTCTTATAATTCTCAATTTGTTAAGAGATATAGCTGTTTTACCTTTGAGTAATGCGCTAATTACCTCTGTCTGGCGCTGTAGCGATTTGGCATGCCTGCCGCTCGTCAGCTACACCCAAAAAAGTATAACCTCCTCATACCACACCTCAATGCTGCAATGGGTGTAAGGAGCTTTGTGTTTTATACATACTTAAACTGCGTACACTTTGTGTTTGAGGTACGTTTCAAAACTGCAACAACGTTTTCAAGCTAGCTGCAAATTTATGTAAGACACTCACCAACCCATTGATGTCGTAACAATTATAACATAATAGAGTGCACATTTTTAACTAAACCAAATGAAACACTAATCGAAAAATGTAAGGGTAAATGCGAATTTACAAAAAGGACAGGCCTAAAGGGTTAGGATGAATGAAAAGTTCGGGAACCGCTGGGCTGCAGTGTATGACTTTCGCTACATAGTACTAATAAAAATACTACGCTAATACTACGACTCTTTCATTTACGCTTCTTCCAATGCGCCTTATTTCAATGATATCACTCTACTTGTTCAATTTGTTTTATGCAACAAGAGTTGTGCTAGACTACAAgagtttttctttgatttttatcgGACCAGTAACAAAACTGAAGACTAATATTCAATGCGGCATCAGTTGGTCAAGCTTGTAGAAAACTTACACAAGATGTTCGTATTTCTGGTCAACTTAATGTGCTTTTCGAGTCTTCAGCGCAAATCACACCTTTGTGCAGTATTTCAGTGTTTACTGAAATTTCCCAACCTTCATCTTGAGGTTGTATCACGATTACTTGGCTGGTAGTTTTTCCTTATTAAAAGTTATAACAGATGGTGTTACTTGGCTTTGAGTCGATGACGTGAATTGGAACAAAATAGTGATGGCTCAACTTACTCCCAAATGGATTTCGCTTGTCAGTGCTGCGGTGTGTAATTATCACGCTCTCACTCCTAGCGTTACAAGTATTTACTCCATAAATTGATAAATTCGCATGACTTTGACGTCTTAGCAAACTTCACGTTGTGTACAGTGCACTTTCGTAATGTACAAGGTTATAGGATAGGCTATACAGTTAATAATCTCCTTTCATTATATTTGCCTTCCAAAAGCTCGAATGATGGTTGTTTTTCAGGATAAGCCATACACGATTGTTGTGAATTTAGGAATATATGATATGGTTATTCAGAGATAGGACCGAATTGCTTATGAtagaattttgaaatataatcTAATTGACCtgttaaaaagtaaataagcACTTGAGGCTTTGTTTTCAGATTATCATAACATTGAACGGTAGTTACCTTCTTAGTTTGTGTAGCATATCAGCCAGTGCGTTCGCTGCATTTACGTGTTGCTGGTTTTATATTTGTCACTCTAAAACCGATGAATAAAGTTCTTCCGGGTTGAAGTTCACGAAATGGAATCAACGCTTCAGGTAAGTCGTTAACAGCTAAGCAAAGTAAACTTTCTTGCTTCATTGTTTACAATGATGATCTGTTAGATAGGCTAAA includes the following:
- the LOC143471768 gene encoding 5-beta-cholestane-3-alpha,7-alpha-diol 12-alpha-hydroxylase-like; this encodes MLYVLSVLLVTTIFAYTLWLLTRRRSKGNEPPIVPYWIPWLGSGLQYNKSPIEFLRACEKKYGPIFTVLLAGKFFHFVLDPLTHPAIARESQKLNFRVHTIPLVKKIFDINRPDKLVKTSAGLLPRHLQGKGLERLTETVLTKLDDILSDSRYKSPEWTQSGVLKFCFDVLFPASYRTLYGEKQPNKESFDEMQKIIEDFQKFDEFFPSLVRGYPVSKEFQEVRQRFWNRFSTESLMEKRSGVCDLFREMHELYTSRNEPSGRLSRDAVAYLEAAMANTLVAAFWSLYFTLKHPDALSAAKAEIEEIIKSSDKTNNSVCFSREYFSKMPVLDNIIKESLRLGVSPAALREATEDLNIDLVANGKKYKIRKGDKVFAIFQLTHTDPGIYENPMEFKYDRFLSEDTSTEKKFYKNGKLVRFNLQPFGCGLSKCPGRYWAMLEIKQFLFLVLSRLDMELTQPEKQITQLQDRIGFGALQPSSDPSMRFRAKVQVA